One Natator depressus isolate rNatDep1 chromosome 3, rNatDep2.hap1, whole genome shotgun sequence DNA segment encodes these proteins:
- the LOC141984294 gene encoding uncharacterized protein LOC141984294 — MQSSSAEVTMMESQNRKRAPAWTEREVRDLIAVWGEESVLSELRSSFRNAKTCVKISQGMKDRGHNRDPKQCRVKLKELRQAYQKTREANGRSGSEPQTCRFYDELHAILGGSATTTPAVLFDSFNGDGGNTEAGFGDEEDDDEEEVVDSSQQASGETGFPDSQELFLTLDLEPVPPEPTQGCLLDPAGGEGTSAACVSMITGSSPSQRLVKIRKKKKRTRDEMFSELMLSSHTDRAQTNAWRQIMSDCRKAQNDQEERWRAEESKWRAEERAEARMWRQRDERRQDSMLRLLEDQTSMLQCMVELQQRQLEHRLPLQPLCNQPPSSPSSIASTPRRPRTRWGGHRPTSHSTTEDCPKKRRLSFNKF, encoded by the exons atgcagagctcatcagcagaagtgaccatgatggagtctcagaatcgcaaaagagctccagcatggaccgaacgggaggtacgggatctgatcgctgtatggggagaggaatccgtgctatcagaactccgttccagttttcgaaatgccaaaacctgtgtcaaaatctcccagggcatgaaggacagaggccataacagggacccgaagcagtgccgcgtgaaactgaaggagctgaggcaagcctaccagaaaaccagagaggcgaacggccgctccgggtcagagccccaaacatgccgcttctatgatgagctgcatgccattttagggggttcagccaccactaccccagccgtgttgtttgactccttcaatggagatggaggcaatacggaagcaggttttggggacgaagaagatgatgatgaggaggaggttgtagatagctcacagcaagcaagcggagaaaccggatttcccgacagccaggaactgtttctcaccctggacctggagccagtaccccctgaacccacccaaggctgcctcctggacccagcaggtggagaagggacctccg ctgcatgtgtttcaatgatcacaggatcttctccttcccagaggctagtgaagattagaaagaaaaaaaaacgcactcgagatgaaatgttctccgagctcatgctgtcctcccacactgacagagcacagacgaatgcgtggaggcaaataatgtcagactgcaggaaagcacaaaatgaccaggaggagaggtggcgggctgaagagagtaagtggcgggctgaagagagggctgaagctcgaatgtggcgacagcgtgatgagaggaggcaggattcaatgctgaggctgctggaggaccaaaccagtatgctccagtgtatggttgagctgcagcaaaggcagctggagcacagactgccactacagcccctgtgtaaccaaccgccctcctccccaagttccatagcctccacacccagacgcccaagaacgcggtgggggggccaccggccaaccagccactccaccacagaggattgccccaaaaaaagaaggctgtcattcaataaattttaa